The window TCACCCGGCGATCAAGGCCCCGGTGGCCATATGACCCGCCCCACTTTTGACGACCTGGGGCTGGCCACGGCCCGCCTGTGGGCCACCCGCAGCGCCGACAGCAAGGTGCAGGTGGGCGCGTGCATTCTGGACCGGCATCACCGCGTGGTCGGCGTGGGGTACAACGGCCGCGCGGCTGGTGAACCCAACGAGCGCGAAAGTCTGGTGCAGGGCGGCAGCGGCTTTATCCACGCCGAGGTCAACGCGCTGCTGGCCGCCAATTGGAACGGCGAGGGCCACACCCTGTATGTCACCCACGAGCCCTGCGCGGCCTGCGCCCGCCTGATTGTCAATTCGCGCCGCATCGGGCGGGTTCTGTACGAGGCCAATTACCGCGAAACCGTGCGCGTGGACGCCGGCCTGCCCAGCGGCGCCGCCATCCTGCGGAGGGCGGGCATTGAGGTGCAGTGCGTGACTGGAGGGGCGGATGACACCTGATACGGATTCCGTCCATTCCGGGAAATCCATGTCTTCTCCTTCTAATGGAACACATCACAGCTTGGACCAGACCCTGCCTGAACTGTTCGCCATCGTCGCCATGACCCCGGCGCGGGTGATTGGCAAAGGGGGCGGGATGCCCTGGCACCTGCCTGCTGACCTGGCGCACTTCAAGCGGCACAGCCGGGGCCTGCCCAACATCATGGGCCGCAAGGTCTGGGATTCTCTGGGGGGCCGGGCGCTGCCGGGCCGGCAGAACATTGTCCTGACCCGCAACCCACAGCTTGAGGCGCTGGGAGCTGAGGTGACCCACACGCCCGAAGCGGCCCTGCA of the Deinococcus betulae genome contains:
- a CDS encoding deaminase — encoded protein: MTRPTFDDLGLATARLWATRSADSKVQVGACILDRHHRVVGVGYNGRAAGEPNERESLVQGGSGFIHAEVNALLAANWNGEGHTLYVTHEPCAACARLIVNSRRIGRVLYEANYRETVRVDAGLPSGAAILRRAGIEVQCVTGGADDT
- a CDS encoding dihydrofolate reductase; the encoded protein is MDQTLPELFAIVAMTPARVIGKGGGMPWHLPADLAHFKRHSRGLPNIMGRKVWDSLGGRALPGRQNIVLTRNPQLEALGAEVTHTPEAALQAAGDGPRVAIIGGEEIYRLYLDRLTRVELTLIHADLAGDTFFPELPGTWEVVQEAFRHADEQNPYDLTFQTLVRAP